The Aureispira anguillae genome contains a region encoding:
- a CDS encoding SDR family NAD(P)-dependent oxidoreductase — protein MKLIIITGTNRGLGEAIFNAIKDVEDMYIWCISRRLSKEQAENMESYPRVTFFLQDLAVLEEVNFLNFETIKPEVNEIVFINNAASIQPIGSIGSFENAQIRTLINLNTTIPLQMINEIVKYKKDRSVKVINISSGAARSPIVGWSLYCTTKCANEMFLNVLEKQEGTKEQVRVYNIDPGVIDTAMQQNIRKTAASEFPNVSDFIRLKEDNILQDAKDVALRILNECKIL, from the coding sequence ATGAAGCTGATAATTATTACAGGTACGAATAGGGGACTTGGAGAAGCCATCTTTAATGCAATAAAGGATGTTGAAGATATGTACATTTGGTGTATCTCTAGACGTCTAAGTAAGGAGCAGGCTGAAAACATGGAAAGCTACCCTCGTGTTACCTTTTTTTTACAAGATTTGGCGGTTTTAGAAGAAGTTAATTTTTTAAATTTCGAGACAATCAAACCAGAAGTGAATGAAATTGTATTTATTAATAATGCAGCATCTATTCAACCCATAGGTTCAATAGGGAGTTTTGAAAATGCTCAAATAAGAACGCTGATTAATTTAAATACGACCATTCCTTTACAGATGATTAATGAGATAGTTAAGTACAAGAAAGATAGGTCGGTAAAAGTAATAAATATATCATCTGGTGCAGCACGTTCTCCGATTGTTGGCTGGTCTTTATATTGCACTACCAAATGTGCTAATGAGATGTTTTTAAATGTATTAGAAAAACAAGAAGGAACAAAGGAGCAAGTTCGAGTTTATAATATAGACCCAGGTGTTATTGATACAGCAATGCAGCAGAATATTAGAAAGACTGCGGCAAGTGAATTTCCTAATGTTTCTGATTTTATCAGACTAAAAGAGGATAATATTTTACAGGATGCTAAGGACGTTGCATTGAGAATCTTAAACGAGTGTAAAATTTTATGA
- the bcp gene encoding thioredoxin-dependent thiol peroxidase codes for MAVTLKEGDKAPHFEGLDQDGKTVQLSDFKGKNLILYFYPKDNTPGCTKEACNLRDNYEYWLNKDYAVVGVSPDTAVSHQKFISKYDLPFPLLADTEKSILEAYGTWGEKNMYGNIKMGVLRTTFVIDTEGTIVKVFKRPKNDAHTEQITTALEKLGKL; via the coding sequence ATGGCTGTAACACTAAAAGAAGGTGATAAAGCTCCCCATTTTGAAGGTCTTGACCAAGATGGAAAGACGGTACAACTTTCCGACTTTAAGGGCAAAAATTTAATCTTATATTTTTATCCCAAAGATAATACACCAGGTTGTACAAAGGAAGCTTGTAATTTGCGAGATAATTACGAATACTGGTTAAACAAAGATTATGCGGTGGTAGGGGTTAGTCCTGATACTGCTGTTTCTCACCAAAAATTCATCAGCAAGTATGATTTGCCCTTCCCTTTATTGGCTGATACAGAGAAATCGATCTTAGAAGCTTATGGTACTTGGGGAGAAAAAAACATGTATGGCAATATAAAAATGGGTGTTCTACGAACTACCTTTGTTATTGATACAGAAGGAACAATTGTAAAGGTCTTTAAACGTCCTAAAAATGATGCTCATACGGAACAAATTACAACAGCATTAGAAAAATTAGGGAAACTGTAA
- a CDS encoding TrmH family RNA methyltransferase has product MNVLLFAPEYRPNLSSMIRSAEFYGLDKVYIYDHNNLMLPPTHSKKARADMAHMAKVWTAGAIDHIEIVKIEAIQEFLETYAGRKIATLVDEKAQHLNTFQFENDDLLIFGSEKAGLPSDIIPLIDQSIYIPALGHTPCLNVAVTFGIVLHQALKSLVI; this is encoded by the coding sequence ATGAATGTATTGCTTTTTGCGCCAGAATATCGCCCGAATCTTTCTTCTATGATTCGAAGTGCAGAGTTTTATGGATTAGATAAAGTTTATATCTATGATCATAATAACCTAATGCTACCTCCTACTCACAGCAAAAAGGCACGTGCAGATATGGCACACATGGCTAAAGTATGGACAGCTGGCGCAATTGACCATATCGAAATTGTAAAAATAGAGGCCATCCAAGAGTTTTTAGAAACGTATGCTGGACGCAAAATTGCAACCTTGGTAGACGAAAAGGCACAACATCTAAATACTTTTCAATTTGAAAACGATGATTTGTTGATCTTTGGTAGTGAAAAAGCGGGCTTGCCCTCAGATATTATCCCATTGATCGATCAAAGTATTTATATTCCTGCTCTGGGGCATACCCCTTGTTTAAATGTAGCCGTTACCTTTGGTATTGTGCTGCACCAAGCCTTAAAATCACTAGTGATATAA
- a CDS encoding metallophosphoesterase family protein: protein MKIAIISDVHGNIDALNRVIKEIKREKIEVVFSLGDQLGYYYDAEKVYDQLEKLDTVMIAGNHERIFLDYLIKNNPEIDEKYGLCFQKYKNSFSQDLIQKIKNLPSFKFVKINSINFGLFHGASFDPDYYVYPTADKTVLEKFSDSPADVIFIGHSHYPFVFQCGQKLVVNVGSVGQSRVVGGIANWGIYDMSNHVYIPKSTLYDVQKVIDKLEKEDQSKYLKKILERNNFNYE, encoded by the coding sequence ATGAAAATAGCTATCATATCAGATGTGCATGGGAATATTGATGCATTGAACCGAGTTATAAAGGAGATTAAAAGGGAGAAGATAGAGGTCGTTTTTTCATTGGGGGACCAGTTGGGGTATTATTACGATGCAGAAAAAGTCTACGATCAATTAGAAAAATTGGATACGGTTATGATTGCAGGAAATCATGAACGCATTTTTTTAGACTATTTGATCAAAAATAACCCTGAGATTGACGAAAAATATGGTTTATGTTTTCAAAAATATAAAAACTCATTTTCACAAGATCTGATTCAAAAAATTAAAAACTTGCCTTCATTTAAATTCGTGAAAATAAATTCGATTAATTTTGGCTTGTTTCATGGCGCAAGTTTTGATCCTGATTATTATGTTTATCCAACAGCGGACAAAACCGTTCTAGAGAAATTTTCTGACTCGCCAGCAGATGTCATTTTTATTGGACATTCGCATTACCCATTTGTATTTCAGTGCGGACAAAAGCTGGTTGTAAATGTAGGGTCAGTTGGGCAGTCAAGAGTAGTCGGAGGAATTGCCAATTGGGGCATTTATGATATGAGTAATCATGTTTATATTCCTAAAAGTACCTTGTATGATGTCCAAAAAGTAATTGATAAGCTAGAAAAAGAGGATCAAAGCAAGTACCTTAAAAAAATCTTAGAAAGAAATAACTTTAATTATGAATAA
- a CDS encoding 2Fe-2S iron-sulfur cluster-binding protein codes for MDDMIKVTVIDRENKVHELEAPTDMNMNMMEFCKAVELPVEGTCGGMALCASCHMYVESDHDLPIASDDEEDMLDQAFFVEDNSRLGCQIKLNNDLEGLVVRLAPVSE; via the coding sequence ATGGATGATATGATAAAAGTAACGGTTATTGACCGTGAAAACAAAGTACACGAATTAGAAGCTCCCACAGATATGAATATGAATATGATGGAGTTTTGTAAGGCGGTAGAATTGCCAGTAGAAGGGACTTGTGGAGGAATGGCGCTTTGTGCCAGTTGCCATATGTATGTCGAAAGCGACCATGATTTGCCTATCGCTTCAGATGATGAAGAAGATATGCTGGATCAAGCCTTTTTCGTGGAAGATAATAGCCGCTTGGGCTGTCAAATTAAACTAAACAATGATTTAGAGGGGTTAGTCGTTCGTTTGGCTCCTGTTAGTGAATAA
- a CDS encoding ATP-grasp domain-containing protein, with protein sequence MNKNVLVTSCGGDIGQSIGKILKALNCTTFGLDISDKNAAKFIFDYFEVGLRVTDENYISSIEQFVKKHKIDLIIPISEAELRFYTKNYLDTLKVGGVDLLMANHLARVVGFDKGKTCSFLKEHALPNPKVYLSSNEPAQFPLIAKPRAGSGSSNIFVIKNQEEFNFFFENYKHLIFQELLDGTAGEFTCCVYRSRSGITRVLILKRELMGGFSGYGEVVENQKIKELLDKLADLLNLEGSINVQLRMHKDEPVIFEINPRFSSTVLFRHMLGFYDLQWSLEDKFNLPISDYSKPEKGAKFYKGFQEYIG encoded by the coding sequence ATGAATAAGAATGTATTGGTTACTTCATGTGGAGGAGATATAGGTCAGAGTATTGGCAAAATACTGAAAGCATTAAATTGTACCACTTTTGGTCTAGATATTTCAGATAAAAATGCTGCAAAATTTATATTTGATTACTTTGAGGTAGGTTTGAGAGTAACGGATGAAAACTATATTTCTAGTATAGAGCAATTTGTTAAAAAGCATAAGATTGATCTTATTATCCCTATTTCGGAGGCTGAATTACGATTCTACACCAAAAATTATCTTGATACACTTAAGGTTGGTGGAGTAGATTTATTAATGGCAAATCATTTGGCTAGGGTAGTTGGTTTTGATAAGGGAAAAACTTGTTCTTTTTTAAAAGAGCATGCGTTGCCCAACCCTAAAGTATATTTATCCTCTAATGAACCTGCTCAATTTCCTTTGATTGCCAAGCCTAGGGCTGGGTCGGGCAGTTCAAATATTTTTGTTATTAAAAACCAAGAAGAATTTAATTTCTTTTTTGAAAATTATAAGCACCTGATTTTTCAAGAATTGTTAGATGGGACAGCAGGAGAGTTTACTTGTTGTGTGTATCGAAGCCGATCAGGTATAACACGAGTCCTTATTCTCAAAAGGGAGTTAATGGGAGGTTTTAGTGGCTATGGAGAGGTCGTTGAAAATCAAAAGATAAAAGAACTTTTAGATAAATTAGCAGATTTACTCAACCTTGAAGGAAGTATTAATGTTCAATTAAGAATGCATAAGGATGAACCTGTTATTTTTGAAATTAACCCAAGGTTTTCAAGCACCGTATTATTTAGACATATGCTTGGATTTTATGATTTACAATGGTCGTTAGAAGATAAGTTTAATTTGCCGATCTCAGATTATTCTAAGCCTGAGAAAGGTGCTAAATTTTATAAAGGTTTTCAAGAATATATAGGATAA
- the pseG gene encoding UDP-2,4-diacetamido-2,4,6-trideoxy-beta-L-altropyranose hydrolase → MINKKLFIRADGNSEIGYGHIIRCLALAEMLSRHFECIFVTRFDHSFLSEKIKQVCKQYILIEEENHRTTFFNLLGASDFVLLDNYFFTSEDQQTIKNKGCKLICIDDLHDKHYYADLVINHSIGISPDRFSTEKYTQLALGFEYALLRGAFRKPINYQTKGNHVFISFGGGDTTDFITRIMTTLLEQKSSFDKIHWVLGASNRVDSFSSNWFKNERIVIHEKLDAQEMVRVMDCCSYAIVPASSILIECLSRKIKVITGYYVPNQEKLYKNLVDCDFVVGLGDLSKGAELKEQLIQKMNLILDWESACHIDFTKVDERILNLFLNL, encoded by the coding sequence GTGATTAACAAAAAACTCTTTATTAGGGCAGACGGAAACTCAGAAATTGGCTATGGGCATATTATTCGCTGTTTGGCCTTGGCTGAAATGTTAAGCAGGCACTTTGAATGTATATTTGTAACAAGATTTGATCATTCTTTTTTGAGTGAGAAAATCAAGCAAGTTTGTAAACAGTATATTCTTATAGAAGAAGAAAACCATAGAACTACCTTCTTTAACTTATTGGGGGCTTCAGATTTTGTTCTTTTAGATAATTATTTTTTTACTTCTGAAGATCAACAAACGATCAAAAATAAGGGCTGTAAATTAATCTGTATTGATGACTTGCACGATAAGCACTATTATGCAGATCTTGTTATTAATCATTCTATTGGTATTTCTCCTGATCGTTTCTCCACCGAAAAATACACTCAACTGGCGTTAGGATTTGAATATGCTTTGTTAAGAGGAGCGTTTCGGAAGCCAATCAATTATCAGACAAAAGGCAATCATGTTTTTATTTCTTTTGGAGGAGGGGACACAACCGATTTTATAACGAGAATCATGACAACATTATTAGAGCAAAAGTCCTCGTTTGATAAAATACATTGGGTCTTAGGGGCTAGCAATCGAGTAGATTCCTTTAGTTCTAATTGGTTTAAAAATGAACGAATTGTTATACACGAAAAGTTAGACGCACAAGAGATGGTTCGTGTGATGGATTGTTGTAGTTATGCCATTGTGCCCGCTAGTTCTATATTGATAGAGTGTTTGTCAAGAAAAATAAAAGTAATAACAGGATATTATGTACCCAATCAAGAGAAACTATATAAAAATTTAGTGGATTGTGATTTTGTAGTAGGATTAGGTGATTTATCAAAAGGGGCTGAATTGAAGGAGCAATTAATCCAAAAAATGAACTTGATTTTAGATTGGGAAAGTGCTTGCCATATAGATTTTACGAAAGTAGATGAACGAATATTAAATTTATTTTTGAATTTATGA
- a CDS encoding PaaI family thioesterase — MKVDYIKQLQANKGQKMGEHLPGLGGWLNGRVTEVNDEGDIEIEFEVRENMLNPMGAIHGGAIAAIIDEILGFQLFLKSAEDTAYVSMTMNIDFLRAAKVGDVITGIPKITRIGKRTANVSCNLKNAAGKVIAQGVSNFMRVL; from the coding sequence ATGAAGGTAGATTATATTAAACAGCTTCAGGCTAATAAGGGGCAAAAAATGGGCGAACATTTGCCAGGACTTGGAGGTTGGCTCAATGGAAGAGTAACTGAGGTTAATGATGAAGGCGACATAGAAATAGAATTTGAAGTACGAGAGAATATGCTAAACCCAATGGGAGCAATTCATGGAGGGGCGATAGCCGCTATTATTGATGAAATTTTGGGTTTCCAGTTATTTTTAAAAAGTGCCGAAGATACCGCTTATGTGTCTATGACTATGAATATTGACTTTTTGAGGGCAGCCAAAGTAGGCGATGTAATAACGGGTATTCCTAAAATAACTCGTATTGGTAAACGAACAGCCAACGTGAGTTGCAACCTTAAAAATGCAGCAGGTAAAGTAATTGCTCAAGGCGTTTCTAACTTTATGCGAGTGCTGTAA
- the pseI gene encoding pseudaminic acid synthase, protein MIQQYIDKNNRPFIIAEMSGNHNQSLDRALAIVDAAAAAGADAIKLQTYTADTMTLKGVLVIEDENSLWKGQELHDLYKKAYTPWEWHQPIFEHAKKLGLIAFSSPFDASAVDFLETLDVPLYKIASFENTDHPLLKKVAQTGKPVIMSTGVATLADIDEAVRVLRENGCQDLTLLKCTSTYPASPETTNLATIPHLKNVFDCSVGLSDHTMGIGASVASVALGASVIEKHFTLSRAEGGVDSAFSLEPAELKALVIEAERAFLALGKVQYGIQKAEKDSKQFKRSLYVSADIKAGEAFSMDNLKVIRPGFGLEPKYLDLVLKHKAPKDLKAGTPLTWDDLLA, encoded by the coding sequence ATGATACAGCAATATATCGATAAAAATAACAGACCTTTTATTATCGCAGAAATGTCTGGTAACCACAATCAGTCATTGGATAGAGCGTTGGCTATTGTTGATGCAGCGGCAGCAGCAGGGGCAGATGCTATTAAATTACAAACGTATACGGCCGATACCATGACCTTAAAAGGAGTCTTGGTTATTGAGGACGAAAACTCACTTTGGAAAGGGCAAGAATTACATGATTTGTATAAAAAGGCCTATACGCCTTGGGAATGGCATCAGCCTATCTTTGAACATGCAAAAAAATTAGGTTTGATTGCTTTTAGTTCCCCTTTTGATGCTTCTGCGGTCGATTTTTTAGAGACATTGGACGTACCATTATACAAAATTGCTTCTTTTGAAAATACGGATCACCCCTTGCTCAAAAAAGTGGCACAAACTGGTAAACCTGTAATTATGTCTACAGGGGTAGCTACTTTGGCGGATATAGATGAAGCCGTTCGGGTATTGAGGGAGAATGGTTGTCAAGATTTGACCCTATTAAAATGCACAAGCACTTATCCTGCTTCACCAGAAACGACCAATTTAGCAACGATACCACATTTAAAAAATGTTTTTGATTGTTCGGTAGGATTATCTGATCATACGATGGGGATTGGAGCTTCTGTTGCTTCTGTCGCTTTGGGGGCTTCTGTTATCGAAAAACATTTTACCCTAAGTCGGGCAGAGGGAGGCGTTGATAGCGCTTTTTCCTTAGAACCAGCAGAATTAAAAGCATTGGTTATTGAAGCAGAAAGAGCTTTTTTGGCGCTAGGAAAGGTGCAATACGGCATTCAAAAGGCAGAAAAAGACAGCAAACAATTTAAACGATCACTTTATGTATCAGCTGATATAAAAGCAGGGGAAGCTTTTTCTATGGATAATTTGAAGGTTATTCGTCCTGGTTTTGGTTTAGAACCTAAGTATTTAGATCTGGTATTAAAACATAAAGCTCCTAAAGATTTAAAGGCAGGAACTCCTTTGACTTGGGATGATTTGTTGGCTTAA